The proteins below are encoded in one region of Paenisporosarcina cavernae:
- a CDS encoding EAL domain-containing protein — MKNDCVHCGISFDFYEKGNFFVEGDSIDGYLDSSFTKMNDYIAYKPYSSLEEVGEEWKKYETSNNVRIGLSRSTKPERLIDPSTFMTRMQERETVSFIQRGALTSFLQPIISMGDEAVYGYESLLRAAGNDHTFSPGKLFQVAQKTGLHSLLDQRAREEAVKARQDKVKAGVKSFINFLPSTIYNPDFCLQHTFRIVEKYQINPSDLVFEVVETEKIEDVPHLQRVLERYKKEGMKVALDDVGAGFSTVDMLERLQPDYVKIDRSYIDRCDEDAEKQEFLHSTSDQAKKLGIITLAEGIERKEEFDLCKKIGFDLAQGYFIGKPAAQLVELR; from the coding sequence ATGAAAAATGATTGTGTACACTGTGGGATTTCGTTTGATTTTTATGAGAAAGGTAATTTTTTTGTAGAAGGAGATTCTATTGACGGTTACCTCGATTCTTCTTTCACAAAAATGAACGATTACATCGCATATAAGCCATACTCTTCTTTAGAAGAAGTGGGAGAAGAATGGAAAAAGTACGAAACGAGTAATAATGTAAGAATCGGTTTGTCGAGATCTACGAAACCAGAACGTTTAATTGACCCTTCTACCTTTATGACGCGGATGCAAGAACGGGAGACCGTTTCATTTATTCAACGAGGAGCATTAACGAGCTTTTTACAACCAATCATCTCAATGGGAGATGAGGCCGTGTATGGATATGAATCGTTGCTTCGAGCTGCAGGAAATGATCATACTTTTTCACCAGGGAAGTTATTTCAAGTTGCTCAAAAAACAGGATTGCATTCTTTATTAGACCAACGAGCGCGAGAAGAGGCTGTCAAAGCTCGTCAAGATAAGGTAAAAGCGGGAGTCAAAAGTTTTATCAACTTCCTACCTTCCACTATTTATAATCCAGATTTTTGTTTACAGCATACATTTCGTATTGTAGAAAAATATCAAATTAACCCAAGCGATTTAGTTTTTGAAGTAGTTGAAACAGAAAAAATTGAGGATGTCCCGCATTTACAGAGAGTGTTAGAACGTTATAAAAAAGAGGGAATGAAAGTAGCGCTTGATGATGTAGGAGCCGGATTTTCGACGGTGGATATGTTAGAGCGATTACAACCTGATTATGTCAAGATTGACCGTTCGTATATTGATCGATGTGATGAAGATGCAGAGAAGCAAGAATTTTTACATAGTACATCTGATCAAGCAAAAAAATTGGGTATTATCACATTAGCAGAAGGAATTGAACGGAAAGAAGAGTTCGATTTATGCAAGAAAATTGGTTTTGATTTAGCACAAGGCTATTTTATTGGGAAACCTGCCGCTCAACTGGTAGAACTTCGATAA
- a CDS encoding peptide chain release factor 3, with protein sequence MQETLKDKVNARRTFAIISHPDAGKTTMTEKLLFFGGAIRDAGTVKAKKTGKFATSDWMEIEKQRGISVTSSVMQFDFLGSRINILDTPGHQDFSEDTYRTLMAVDSAVMIVDAAKGIEAQTIKLFKVCRLRGIPIFTFINKLDRQGKEPLELMEELEEVLGIQSYAMNWPIGMGKEFLGIYDRYHHRIEQFRADGQDRFLPLNENGELAVDHSMKQTSYYTQALDDIMLLNEAGNEFDAEKVKNGEMTPVFFGSALTNFGVQTFLETYLEFAPTPQPRKTNEDVNVNPTDDEFSGFIFKIQANMNPAHRDRIAFLRIVSGKFERGMNVTLARTGKAFKLSNSTQFLADDREAVEEAVAGDIIGLHDTGNYQIGDTLTGGKKSFQYEKLPQFTPELFVKVTAKNVMKSKHFHKGILQLVQEGAIQYYKTLHTEEVILGAVGQLQFEVFEHRMKNEYNVEVRMEPIGSKIARWIENEGDVKESMSSPRSMLVRDRFDRYVFLFENEFAMRWFQDKNDSIQLYSLL encoded by the coding sequence TTGCAAGAGACATTAAAAGATAAAGTAAACGCAAGACGAACATTTGCGATCATTTCGCATCCCGATGCAGGGAAAACAACGATGACCGAAAAGTTACTCTTCTTTGGAGGAGCTATTCGAGATGCTGGTACGGTTAAAGCTAAAAAAACAGGAAAGTTTGCTACTTCAGATTGGATGGAAATTGAAAAGCAACGGGGAATTTCTGTTACATCCTCTGTTATGCAATTTGACTTTTTAGGCTCTCGCATTAACATTTTGGACACTCCTGGACACCAAGACTTTTCAGAAGACACATATCGAACTCTAATGGCGGTAGATAGTGCTGTCATGATTGTGGATGCAGCAAAAGGAATAGAAGCTCAAACGATTAAATTGTTTAAAGTTTGTCGCCTCCGCGGAATTCCTATTTTTACGTTTATTAATAAATTGGATCGACAAGGGAAAGAGCCATTAGAATTAATGGAAGAATTAGAAGAAGTACTAGGGATTCAATCGTACGCGATGAATTGGCCGATTGGGATGGGAAAAGAGTTTTTAGGCATTTATGACCGTTACCATCATCGGATTGAACAATTTCGTGCAGATGGTCAGGATCGATTCCTCCCATTGAACGAAAATGGTGAATTAGCAGTCGACCATTCCATGAAACAAACGTCGTATTATACGCAAGCGCTGGACGACATCATGCTTTTGAATGAAGCAGGAAATGAATTCGACGCAGAGAAAGTAAAAAATGGAGAAATGACGCCTGTATTTTTCGGGAGTGCATTAACGAATTTTGGTGTTCAAACATTTTTAGAGACTTATTTAGAGTTTGCTCCTACGCCTCAACCGCGAAAAACAAATGAAGATGTCAATGTAAATCCAACAGATGATGAATTTTCAGGTTTCATTTTCAAGATCCAAGCTAACATGAATCCTGCCCATCGAGATCGAATTGCATTTTTGCGAATTGTTTCAGGTAAATTCGAGCGTGGAATGAACGTTACTCTTGCCCGTACAGGCAAAGCGTTTAAGTTATCGAATTCGACTCAGTTTTTAGCAGACGATCGTGAAGCAGTGGAAGAGGCTGTAGCAGGGGATATTATTGGTTTACATGATACAGGGAATTATCAAATTGGTGATACGTTAACTGGCGGGAAAAAATCATTCCAATATGAAAAATTGCCGCAATTTACACCGGAGTTATTTGTGAAAGTAACGGCTAAAAATGTCATGAAATCAAAGCATTTTCATAAAGGGATCTTGCAATTAGTGCAAGAAGGTGCGATTCAATATTACAAAACGCTTCATACAGAAGAAGTAATTTTGGGAGCTGTTGGTCAACTTCAGTTTGAAGTATTTGAGCACCGAATGAAAAATGAGTATAACGTGGAAGTACGTATGGAGCCGATTGGATCGAAAATCGCTCGATGGATCGAGAATGAAGGCGATGTAAAAGAATCTATGTCTAGTCCTCGTAGCATGCTAGTTCGTGATCGATTTGATCGCTATGTTTTCTTATTTGAAAATGAATTTGCGATGCGTTGGTTCCAAGACAAAAATGACTCCATACAATTGTATAGCTTATTGTAA
- a CDS encoding efflux RND transporter permease subunit: MKISDFSIKRPVFTMVTMILVLVLGAVSFFKIPVTLIPELNPPIGVVVTNYAGASPKEVSEKVTKPIESNLATLPGIKSIQSVSEEGSNFLLMQFDWSTSIEDVEMDILQRIDLTPIPEGAEKPRFLKFDPSQFPIIQLSLRSTDASVPISSLATELEQELRRIDGVASVNVSGKITEEIQVLLNQQQLVKYGVGQSDIIAAIQGNNQSLPGAPVETDDGLRLTTRVISTLTTVEDLEGLVVFTNPATGKNVRLSDVASVKKALSEQTLMTRANEQDAVLMSVLQESGSNTASVSKAFQASLKTLLQSKEYENVQADILFDQGDYIQLAIQNIGSSLLFGALFAMVVLFLFLRGIRSPIIIGVAIPYSVIVTFVLMFFADFAINIMTLGALALGIGMLVDNAIVVIENIERHLAMGKSKRQAASDGTKEVGGAIIASTLTTVAVFVPVVFISGLIGQLFKEFALTISFSLIASLVVAQTVIPMVASRILTTPKGNLDARRRRSKAYGNFERSIQWSLRNRWVVIGLTTIFMGASIYGLTKVGTEFLPATDEGFVSISVELPNGSSTDKTDETVKEIEKTLEQEKNVDVFVSMIGGTQQGASQGTSEANKAELYVKLVPLSEREESVFTFVERVEKKVQKNVLNDAMVSFNLQTTAGSTPNTLSFTATDSNEKELKEAVQEIQSTLSSLPHVRKVTNDLNDTVKEIQIEVNREEARKVGLLPAQIGQMVQSITKGVMATQIVSEQEDVFGVRVAYDPDVIKSVASLKSLQLKTPSGSFVPLESIAAITTENGPVSIKRYDQAHSASFTVEYESAVSLGEISEEVDREIEKLSLSENVELNFSGDRELFEGAIDDMILALLLAVILVYLVMAAQFESFVYPFVIMFSVPLMIIGVAASLVITKTPISITAVIGLLVLVGIVVNNGIVLVDYILQQKRAGKSTAESLIISAKDRVRPILMTALTTILGLVPLALALGEGTEINQPMGIAVIGGLISSTFLTLYIIPIIFSFVDSETRKKVFLD; encoded by the coding sequence ATGAAAATAAGTGATTTTTCCATCAAACGTCCAGTTTTCACTATGGTGACCATGATTCTCGTTTTGGTTCTCGGAGCCGTTTCTTTTTTTAAGATACCAGTAACTCTCATACCTGAGCTTAATCCTCCAATCGGTGTAGTCGTAACGAATTATGCTGGAGCTAGTCCAAAGGAAGTTAGCGAAAAAGTCACGAAACCGATAGAAAGCAATTTAGCCACTTTGCCAGGAATAAAATCGATTCAATCTGTTTCAGAGGAAGGATCAAACTTTCTATTAATGCAGTTCGACTGGTCAACCTCCATAGAGGATGTTGAAATGGATATTTTACAGCGAATTGACTTGACTCCAATTCCTGAAGGTGCTGAAAAGCCGCGATTTTTGAAATTTGATCCATCGCAGTTTCCGATCATTCAACTTTCCCTTCGTTCAACGGATGCGTCCGTCCCAATTTCTTCCCTTGCCACAGAACTAGAGCAAGAACTTCGACGAATTGACGGAGTTGCAAGTGTCAATGTTTCTGGCAAGATTACAGAAGAAATTCAGGTATTGTTAAACCAACAGCAATTGGTGAAGTATGGCGTTGGTCAATCGGACATTATCGCTGCGATCCAAGGTAATAATCAATCACTGCCGGGTGCGCCTGTAGAAACGGATGATGGCTTACGACTTACGACCCGTGTTATTAGTACATTAACAACTGTCGAAGATTTGGAAGGACTTGTTGTATTTACAAACCCTGCAACAGGAAAAAACGTTCGTCTTTCAGATGTAGCGTCTGTTAAAAAAGCACTATCAGAACAGACATTGATGACAAGAGCAAACGAGCAAGATGCAGTGTTGATGTCTGTCCTTCAAGAATCGGGATCGAACACAGCAAGTGTCTCAAAAGCTTTTCAAGCTTCTTTAAAAACGTTATTACAATCAAAAGAGTACGAGAATGTTCAAGCTGATATTTTATTTGACCAAGGGGACTATATCCAGCTCGCCATACAAAATATTGGATCTTCCTTATTATTTGGTGCTTTGTTTGCCATGGTTGTTCTATTCTTATTTTTACGTGGGATTCGAAGTCCGATTATTATCGGTGTTGCCATTCCATATTCGGTTATTGTTACGTTCGTGTTAATGTTTTTTGCGGATTTTGCCATCAATATTATGACGCTAGGAGCATTGGCGCTTGGAATAGGTATGCTAGTGGACAATGCGATAGTGGTGATTGAAAACATAGAGCGCCATTTAGCAATGGGCAAATCAAAACGACAAGCAGCTTCAGATGGCACGAAAGAAGTTGGAGGCGCCATTATAGCTTCTACTTTAACGACAGTGGCAGTATTCGTTCCTGTCGTGTTCATTTCAGGGTTAATTGGCCAATTGTTCAAAGAATTTGCCTTAACCATTTCATTTAGCCTTATCGCTTCGTTAGTTGTTGCACAAACAGTTATTCCGATGGTTGCATCCAGAATTTTGACAACCCCTAAAGGAAATTTAGACGCCAGAAGACGTCGTTCTAAGGCATATGGGAACTTCGAACGATCGATACAATGGTCGTTGCGAAATCGGTGGGTTGTTATTGGACTCACGACAATTTTCATGGGTGCTTCTATCTACGGACTAACGAAAGTAGGAACAGAATTCCTACCCGCAACAGATGAAGGATTCGTAAGCATTTCTGTTGAGTTGCCGAATGGATCTTCCACAGACAAAACAGATGAGACCGTAAAAGAAATAGAGAAAACGTTGGAACAAGAAAAGAATGTCGACGTTTTTGTTAGCATGATTGGTGGTACCCAACAAGGTGCATCTCAAGGTACGTCAGAAGCAAACAAAGCAGAACTTTACGTAAAATTAGTGCCTTTAAGTGAACGGGAAGAATCTGTGTTTACTTTTGTGGAGCGAGTAGAAAAGAAGGTACAGAAAAATGTGTTGAATGATGCAATGGTTTCATTTAATTTACAAACAACTGCAGGTTCAACACCTAATACATTGTCTTTTACTGCAACGGACTCGAATGAAAAAGAATTAAAAGAAGCCGTTCAAGAAATTCAATCCACTTTAAGCTCACTTCCACATGTTCGAAAAGTAACAAACGATTTAAATGATACGGTGAAAGAAATTCAAATTGAGGTTAATAGAGAAGAAGCGAGAAAAGTTGGTCTATTACCTGCACAAATCGGTCAAATGGTGCAATCCATTACGAAAGGCGTCATGGCAACTCAAATTGTCTCTGAGCAGGAAGATGTTTTCGGAGTTAGAGTCGCATACGACCCTGACGTAATAAAGAGTGTAGCAAGTTTGAAATCATTACAATTGAAAACTCCGAGTGGATCTTTTGTGCCATTAGAATCGATTGCCGCAATTACGACAGAGAATGGACCGGTTTCGATTAAACGATATGATCAAGCTCACTCTGCTTCCTTCACGGTTGAATACGAATCTGCGGTATCGCTTGGGGAAATTTCAGAAGAAGTCGATCGAGAAATTGAAAAACTTTCCTTATCAGAAAATGTGGAATTAAATTTCAGTGGGGATCGAGAGTTATTTGAAGGTGCTATTGACGACATGATATTAGCTCTTTTACTTGCAGTTATTCTAGTCTATTTAGTAATGGCTGCTCAGTTTGAATCATTTGTGTATCCTTTTGTCATCATGTTTTCAGTGCCTTTGATGATTATTGGTGTAGCAGCAAGTCTTGTCATAACGAAGACTCCAATTAGCATTACAGCTGTCATTGGATTACTCGTGTTAGTCGGAATTGTCGTTAACAATGGAATTGTGTTGGTAGACTATATTCTTCAGCAGAAACGTGCAGGAAAATCTACTGCAGAGAGTTTAATCATTTCTGCAAAAGATCGTGTTCGTCCAATTTTAATGACCGCTCTAACGACTATTTTAGGATTAGTCCCATTAGCACTGGCGCTAGGTGAAGGAACCGAGATAAATCAACCAATGGGAATTGCGGTAATTGGTGGATTGATCAGTTCGACATTTTTGACGCTGTATATTATTCCTATTATATTTAGTTTCGTCGATTCTGAAACAAGAAAAAAAGTCTTTTTGGATTAA
- a CDS encoding UDP-N-acetylmuramoyl-L-alanyl-D-glutamate--2,6-diaminopimelate ligase, giving the protein MQTADLLNSIVYKKIIGTLPTTISDVAIDSRSVQFGSMFICIKGYTADGHDFIPQAIDAGAKVIVIDQDLEFYDDRIAYVFVSNTTRAAGLVAAKFFDYPSKKMTLYGVTGTNGKTSVSGMIYHLLRKFEHKTALTGTIGFTLNDVLYDSMNTTNDVLTTQQMIHQAVSERCSDMIMEVSSHGLSLGRLTGVEFDVAIFTNLTHDHLDFHGTMEQYGHAKSLLFSQLGQDLTQDKHAVLNVDDAWSERLMEVTPFPVWTYGLENKADFQAIDIQLLPDKTTFTMVTPFGSFPIEMKLLGKFNVYNALASIAALSAKGYPIEELVLYLQQLHPVKGRMERLETGYPISIYIDYAHTPDAIEKAIDAIRPTMTAGKLIFVIGTGGNRDRTKRPIMAEKASKADYVILTTDDPRFESYDTILDELKSGMVHPHFACIGDRKEAVYHAVEIADVGDTIIFAGKGHEDYQIIGNEKTPHSDGDLALEALAQKFAMKH; this is encoded by the coding sequence ATGCAAACAGCGGATCTTCTTAATAGTATTGTATATAAAAAAATAATCGGAACGCTTCCGACAACAATTAGTGATGTAGCAATCGATTCGAGAAGTGTCCAATTTGGGAGTATGTTCATTTGTATCAAGGGATACACAGCAGATGGACATGATTTCATTCCTCAAGCGATAGATGCTGGAGCAAAAGTGATTGTCATTGATCAAGATCTAGAATTCTATGATGATCGTATTGCTTACGTGTTTGTGTCAAATACGACACGAGCTGCAGGGTTAGTAGCTGCGAAGTTTTTTGACTACCCATCTAAAAAAATGACTTTGTATGGTGTTACAGGAACAAATGGTAAGACAAGTGTAAGTGGAATGATTTATCATTTGCTTCGTAAGTTTGAACATAAAACAGCTTTAACAGGTACAATTGGCTTTACCTTAAACGATGTCCTATACGATTCAATGAATACGACCAATGATGTGTTAACCACCCAACAAATGATTCATCAAGCGGTTTCAGAACGGTGCAGCGATATGATTATGGAAGTGTCGTCACACGGCTTGTCATTAGGGCGTCTAACTGGTGTTGAATTTGATGTCGCAATTTTTACGAACTTAACGCATGACCATTTAGATTTCCACGGAACAATGGAACAATATGGTCACGCAAAATCCTTATTATTTTCTCAGTTAGGACAAGATTTAACACAAGATAAGCACGCCGTATTAAACGTGGACGATGCGTGGAGCGAAAGATTGATGGAAGTCACACCATTTCCTGTGTGGACATATGGCTTGGAAAATAAAGCAGATTTCCAAGCAATCGATATTCAACTTTTACCTGATAAAACGACTTTCACGATGGTGACACCTTTTGGTAGTTTTCCAATAGAGATGAAGTTACTCGGAAAATTCAATGTGTATAATGCGTTAGCTTCTATCGCTGCACTTTCTGCGAAAGGATACCCAATAGAAGAATTGGTCCTTTATTTACAACAATTACATCCTGTAAAGGGGCGCATGGAACGGTTAGAGACTGGTTATCCAATTTCGATTTATATTGACTACGCTCATACCCCGGATGCGATTGAAAAAGCAATTGATGCTATTCGTCCAACCATGACAGCAGGAAAACTTATTTTTGTCATCGGTACTGGAGGGAATCGTGACCGTACAAAACGCCCTATTATGGCAGAAAAAGCGTCGAAAGCAGACTATGTCATCTTAACAACGGATGATCCACGTTTTGAATCGTACGATACAATTTTAGATGAGCTTAAATCCGGAATGGTTCATCCTCATTTTGCTTGTATTGGCGATCGAAAAGAAGCGGTATACCATGCCGTGGAGATTGCAGATGTTGGCGATACGATCATATTTGCTGGAAAAGGCCATGAAGATTATCAAATTATTGGGAATGAAAAAACACCACATTCAGATGGAGATTTGGCGCTTGAAGCATTAGCGCAGAAATTTGCGATGAAACATTGA